A genomic segment from Candidatus Zixiibacteriota bacterium encodes:
- a CDS encoding leucine-rich repeat domain-containing protein → MKHTTILKITGLVILTVALLAGCSDKITNDSSPTVSVKLQAPIASTGSAAVVNLFALTVTGPDMEPVMAYRWYEGGPLVFELDVPAGSNRLFVLEGISAGPEFDFTSPLEDVLYRGSATADIEPGETVDLSIQLLPVVPLFRVNPYLTQVESGQPFALTVEAFNLGGLKDAEVGILFDPTIIAFDSLQKGSTLDPNDVVEITGSRTDPGLQLLISDPNISTGEIVDSNGYSDMLTLHMRSLVTLDAGARYVDIAPLGLVSVSGDSIPVAGVYSQAATVDIGAYTQPLVRLYPSTTEIASRESFAVDVELVNLAGLRSASLTVMYDYSMITPDSVVKGTDLTSTDVFSPFIGETQVQISISNSTETIVDSDLPTKVATLYFTIPYIFNGASNPDGVILVETSTQMVFQLGAFENLDLTRIPPDDITTLPGTVVITPIADSIVTFPDSGLESLVRWSIGDQTTDPLWLSDVIFIDSLDGWGGEMQIETIEGVQVLENLTRLFLDGNLITDIAPLEYLTNISVLNLDNNSIVDITPLVNNPGLAENDTLYIAGNPLSESAIAVDIPALEARGVTVYWMAAY, encoded by the coding sequence ATGAAGCATACAACAATACTCAAAATCACCGGACTGGTAATTTTGACAGTTGCGCTGCTCGCCGGATGCAGCGACAAAATTACAAACGACTCATCACCCACCGTATCAGTCAAATTACAGGCGCCCATTGCATCTACCGGCTCGGCGGCTGTGGTTAACCTCTTTGCTCTGACTGTTACCGGCCCCGACATGGAGCCGGTTATGGCGTACCGCTGGTACGAAGGCGGTCCGCTCGTCTTCGAACTCGATGTCCCCGCCGGATCAAACCGCCTGTTTGTACTCGAAGGAATCTCCGCGGGACCGGAATTTGACTTCACTTCTCCGCTCGAAGACGTCCTCTACCGCGGCAGCGCCACCGCTGACATCGAACCCGGCGAAACTGTCGACCTCAGCATTCAGCTGCTACCGGTTGTCCCCTTGTTCCGCGTCAACCCCTACCTCACTCAGGTTGAATCGGGACAGCCTTTCGCGTTGACCGTCGAGGCGTTCAACTTGGGTGGACTGAAAGACGCCGAAGTAGGTATTCTGTTCGACCCGACCATCATCGCTTTCGACTCCCTCCAGAAAGGCTCCACGCTCGACCCCAACGATGTAGTAGAAATAACGGGGAGCCGCACCGATCCTGGCCTGCAGCTTCTGATCTCCGACCCGAACATCTCAACCGGCGAAATTGTCGACTCCAACGGTTACTCCGACATGTTAACGCTGCACATGCGCTCGCTCGTCACCCTCGATGCCGGAGCACGCTATGTCGACATCGCCCCGCTCGGCCTTGTTTCCGTCTCCGGCGATTCCATACCGGTGGCGGGTGTATACTCACAGGCCGCGACCGTCGATATCGGCGCTTACACCCAACCGCTGGTGCGCCTGTATCCGTCCACTACGGAGATAGCCTCGCGCGAGTCGTTTGCGGTCGATGTCGAACTGGTCAACCTCGCCGGACTGCGAAGTGCCTCACTAACGGTGATGTATGATTATTCGATGATCACACCCGACTCAGTCGTCAAAGGAACCGACCTGACCTCAACCGATGTTTTCTCTCCCTTTATCGGGGAAACTCAGGTGCAGATATCCATCAGCAACTCGACGGAAACGATTGTAGACAGCGACCTGCCCACCAAAGTCGCTACCCTGTATTTTACCATACCGTATATATTCAACGGAGCCTCCAATCCCGATGGCGTCATCCTCGTCGAGACCTCTACCCAGATGGTCTTCCAACTCGGCGCCTTCGAAAACCTCGACCTAACCCGCATCCCGCCTGACGATATCACCACCCTGCCCGGTACGGTCGTGATCACCCCTATCGCCGACAGCATCGTCACTTTCCCCGACTCCGGTCTCGAGTCTCTCGTGCGGTGGAGCATCGGCGACCAGACGACCGACCCTCTCTGGCTGTCCGATGTGATCTTCATAGACTCACTCGACGGCTGGGGTGGAGAGATGCAAATCGAGACAATAGAAGGCGTGCAGGTACTGGAGAACCTCACGCGTCTCTTTCTCGACGGTAACCTGATTACCGACATCGCCCCTCTGGAGTACCTGACCAACATAAGCGTGCTCAATCTCGACAACAACTCCATCGTCGATATAACACCGCTGGTCAACAATCCGGGCCTCGCTGAAAATGACACGCTCTATATTGCCGGTAACCCCCTCAGCGAATCCGCTATTGCGGTCGATATCCCCGCGCTTGAGGCTCGCGGCGTAACAGTATATTGGATGGCTGCGTACTGA
- a CDS encoding type VI secretion system baseplate subunit TssG, which produces MMSPVEAVMPDFCSRRSPLHYTTALIALMRLNVDLSRVDLQAIGEHENYRGEIRYQEPQPGTRLDSRTRITLKIGFPSAVDHMPYQFFYGLGGVRSSTGKWEDDARCLMSPFDAAVIRHRAAAKFRDLKSGLGLVDSKQVSDFLSVFEYAVEAESTELREALIWAAVLPTFNQWGANAEGVCRVLERLFGYKFEIRENVESQHEIPSSCRYRLGSPKDRLGEGVILGKTFTDYDSAYEVLVKDVPVESVSDFLPGGRIRKRIERALEICMPGNLEYSIRVRAIGPMVAIGKGSKRNYLGYTSYIGT; this is translated from the coding sequence ATGATGTCGCCAGTGGAAGCTGTCATGCCGGATTTTTGCAGCCGGCGATCCCCCCTTCATTACACTACCGCTTTGATTGCACTGATGAGGTTAAATGTTGATTTAAGCCGGGTGGACCTGCAGGCAATCGGTGAGCACGAGAATTACAGGGGGGAGATCAGGTATCAGGAGCCCCAGCCGGGTACGCGGCTCGATTCAAGGACACGCATCACGCTGAAGATTGGTTTCCCGAGCGCCGTGGATCATATGCCGTACCAGTTTTTTTACGGTCTCGGGGGCGTCCGAAGTTCCACCGGCAAATGGGAAGATGACGCGCGTTGTTTGATGTCGCCGTTTGATGCGGCAGTGATACGACACCGGGCAGCGGCGAAATTTCGGGATTTGAAAAGTGGTCTCGGGCTGGTTGACTCCAAGCAGGTGAGTGATTTTCTGTCTGTCTTCGAGTATGCGGTTGAGGCGGAATCGACCGAATTGCGCGAGGCCTTGATATGGGCGGCGGTTTTGCCCACGTTCAACCAGTGGGGAGCCAATGCCGAAGGTGTTTGCCGGGTGCTCGAGCGACTGTTCGGATATAAGTTCGAGATAAGGGAGAATGTCGAGTCGCAGCATGAGATTCCATCGTCGTGTCGATACCGGCTGGGTTCGCCCAAGGATCGGCTGGGCGAGGGAGTGATTCTGGGTAAGACGTTTACCGATTATGATTCGGCGTACGAAGTGTTAGTGAAAGATGTGCCAGTGGAGAGTGTCTCCGATTTTCTTCCGGGGGGACGCATACGAAAAAGGATAGAGAGAGCTCTAGAAATCTGTATGCCGGGCAATCTTGAGTATTCCATCAGGGTCAGGGCAATTGGGCCGATGGTGGCAATAGGAAAGGGCAGCAAAAGGAATTATCTGGGATATACATCATACATTGGAACTTGA